Proteins found in one Kwoniella bestiolae CBS 10118 chromosome 1, complete sequence genomic segment:
- a CDS encoding 60S ribosomal eL8 domain-containing protein has translation MGDSRCIWLGGFPDQKTNPLELRHDPKAAKGKSKPASAPYGTKKAAKKDQNPLFEKRTKTFGIGGDIAPKRDLTRFVKWPEYVRLQRQKVILNQRLKVPPAIAQFSQTLDKNTATQLFQLLNKYKPESKQEKKARLTSEAESKAKEGDKSTTKDSKKPVFAKYGLNHVIALVEAKKAQLVVIADDVDPIELVVFLPALCRKMGVPYVIVKGKARLGLITGKKTSSSVAITDVRSEDQQALANLVSAAKANYLDKAEEIRRHWGGGVRGNKSVAKLRKRAKAAGQDAKKIDVSL, from the exons CCTAAAGCTGCTAAAGGAAAATCCAAGCCCGCTTCCGCCCCTTACGGTACCAAGAAGGCCGCTAAGAAGGACCAAAACCCTCTTTTCGAGAAGAGGACCAAGACTTTCGGTATTG GTGGTGACATCGCTCCCAAGAGAGACTTGACCCGATTCGTCAAATGGCCAGAGTACGTTAGACTCCAAAGACAAAAGGTCATCCTCAACCAGcgattgaag GTCCCCCCCGCCATCGCCCAATTCTCTCAAACCCTTGACAAGAACACCGCCACCCAACTCTTCCAGCTCCTCAACAAGTACAAGCCTGAATCCaagcaagagaagaaggctcGATTGACCTCCGAGGCTGAATCCAAGGCTAAGGAAGGTGACAAGTCCACCACCAAGGACTCGAAGAAACCCGTCTTCGCCAAATACGGTCTCAACCACGTCATCGCCCTCGTCGAGGCCAAGAAGGCCCAACTCGTTGTCATTGCCGATGATGTTGACCCTATCGAATTGGTCGTCTTCCTCCCCGCCCTTTGCAGAAAGATGGGTGTCCCATACGTTATCGTTAAAGGAAAGGCCAGACTCGGTTTGATCACTGGAAAGaagacttcttcttccgttGCCATCACCGACGTTCGATCAGAGGACCAACAGGCCCTCGCTAACCTCGTTTCTGCCGCCAAGGCCAACTACCTCGACAAGGCTGAGGAGATCAGACGACACTGGGGTGGTGGTGTCCGAGGTAACAAGTC CGTTGCCAAACTCAGAAAGAGAGCCAAGGCTGCCGGTCAAGATGCCAAGAAGATCGATGTCTCCCTTTAA